CAGCTGAAAGAGCCTCCATCCAAGCCTGGTTCATCGAAGCCGAGTTCCTCAAGAGGGAAAAGACCTGCAACGCTTGAACTTGTCTCTGAGCCTCCTCAACCTAAGTCGAGGTCTGTTCCATTGCGTTCTCAGTGAGGTAAAACTTGAGTTCCTCTTAAAACTGTTAAAGAACCAGACGTTGGCCCTTTTGATCACAAATCTCACTTCCTGACCTCTCATTCAAACTATAATCCTTTTAGATTcaaatctgtcatgaataatGACTTTTATGATGGAGTTATTAAGTATCGTACCCTATGTCCCTCTTTTCTTACTGATTTGCCaactttgaaaagaaaagatttttcttttgttgaaaATTTAGAATTTCTGGACTGGCATCATCTCTTTTCCATCAAAAAGCTTGTTTACCCTCTTTTGGTCAAAGAGTTTTATGCTAACATGACTTATCATGAAGGCAGTATTCACTCTTATGTTAAGGGCAGAGACATTACTTTAAATGATGAAACAGTTAGTGATTCTTTGAAGTACATTGATGTTGGGCCTTGTACTTACACTTTTGTTAAGTGGGATGAAGGAGTTGGTATTTCTTACAATGATGCTTTGGCTCATATCTGTGAACATGTTTCCTTGATTGATGGCATCACACCCACTCACAGAGCCCTAGGATATGAACATGCTCAGTTGCACCGCATTGTCAACCACATTATTCTCCCTCAAAGCGGTTCATATCAAAGGGTTTCTTACACACACTTGTTTTGTATGTCTTGCTTACCAAAACAGAaattttatttgcatatttAATGGGTAGATACATGTTTGACTCTATTAGAAGTGAAAAAGACAAAGTACTATCATATGACATATTTCTAATTTGCATATTTGAGCATTTTGGTGTTGACTTGACCAATGAGGATTATCAAAATAGACATTCATATCTAAAGGGAGGTGGTGCAGTGAAACAGCCCAAAAGACCTACTCGATCTAAGAGGGTGGTCttagatgatgaagatgatgactTTGCCCCTGAGGAATCTCCTCCTCCTTTCACCGAGGGTACTTCCATCTCTACTGGCAAAGAAATCCGCTTTGTTGAATGTAGTCAAGGATGTGGTTCAAGAGTTTGTCTCCCAATCCAATCATATGATTGCCATGAGTAAGGAacaaaggaagctagcaaaCAAGCATGAGAATTTCCTCTGGAAGTCAAGAGATAGAGTGGCTGTGTTCATGACTTTCATTGATAACCTTCAACAGGATGAAGACCTTGCCATTGATGCTGAAGAGGAAGCTGATTCGGAGGGGAATGGTTCTGATGCCTAAAATTTTCTTATGAAACTACTACTGCTGCTCTCTTTTTGTCTCATTAATTTTGTTCCTTTTGCTACTATTGAACTGTTTTGTTCTCTTGGATGACTGTAATAACTCTGATTTATGTTGTACTTTTGGTTAATTTAGTATGAACTTTGAACTATGCTCTAACATTTTCTTGCATGATTTAAGGTGATGTTTTTGTTAATCTTGCTTGTTATTcgcccttgatgacaaaagggggagtaatAGCTGGAATTGTCCGAATTGAAATTGACCGAATGTCCGAATTGACTTTAAATTGATTGACTTTTACTGCTGCTGAGTGGAATATATTGTCATAACAATTAGAACTTGCTTTCATATGTTATCAGTTAGCCCTTGATTATTCTTGATACTTTGTTTCTACTGCTGACATGATATGAAAAATACAAGGCTAAATATGTGTTGCTGGTTATGTAGTATCCCTTAGTCAAGTTACATTATGCACAGCTCTTTTTGTAAGTTTAACGTAAACATGAACAAAAAGGAAAGAGCATAAATTCAGGGGGAGCTACTCTAGAAAAGAAAAGGGGGAGCAACACAAAAGCAAGTAACATCATTCAAAGGGAAGTTTTCTAACTTTACTAAAATTCAATTCCTTTTGGTTATTGTTTAAATATGTTTGTCATTAAGGAGGTATtattgagttaagaaattaactaaattaattagtgatgacaaatattatttttgggtaaaataaataattagtgttgagtgataataattatatattgctaattatttattaaacatTGCAGGCCAAAACTTTGTCTAGTAGCCCAAagtgaaataaaaataaaacatcaaGGCTAATGGGCTGGTTAATCAAGTGGAGCCCAAAAAAACAAAGCCAAAGAAATCAACGAGCTGAACTTAAAAAAAAACGGATCTAAGCCCGAGTTGATTTGAAATCCCTCCATCTTGCTTCCAAAGCAACGTTCCTTTCTTCTCTATCTCAGTCAAATCACAGAACTCaaaaaaagtaagaaagagagcTTAATTCCTAAGCTAGTCataaaagaagaaggaaagaaaagattAAGTAAAGAAGGTTAAGGTCTAATCAACTATTTCAAATCATATCAAGAAAAAGATCAGAAGGTTAAAGGTAACCCATTTTCTATTACATGCAACACACTTTtttctcttcatcttcaactCTCTACCACTCCATTTTGAGCTATATGGAAAAGAGGATTTCTGTTCCTCACTGCTGTGTATCTGCGGTCACAAGTGattcttggggaccaagtagtTTCTCAATGGCTCAGATTTGGTTTACCATTGGAAAACTCTTGTGGTTGCTATTttatggctttcggtcaagatAGAGAAGTCAGAAGCAAAGTTTCCATTGTGAGGATTAATGGGAAAAAGTGAGACagtgggttggtgaagctcaaggctcaagaagTTGACCTAGGAAGAGCAACCAAgtaacatgcaaggagataaaagaagattTTTCTTCATTCAGAACCAAGGAGAGAAAATCAGAGTTTGGTGAGTTGTGTTCTGTAAAGAAGTTCTTCTAATTggataatgctttctttcaaagaagcattcggcCAATACTGAAGAACTGAATTTGAGGTTTGCAAATCTGGTttatcacatagcaaagaggctgttgatgaagtcaatctccttcatattttatatattgtaatgtacttttctatatttatctttctgtaatttcttgtgtGAAAATGCATATTGAGAGAGCTCAAGTAAAAGTTATGAGTGAAAAAAGgttgagtgatacacttgagaaAAAAGTCTAGAGttaatttcaaatttctttAGGTATGTCtatgtcttgtatcttgtacctgtgaggtatccctttcttagttgggttagcactaagagtgaagagttaggtattagcatagccaatgtcaagttaggttagaacttgagtgtgaaaggatTGTGTCAATTCTatggaattggtgtatgtaatacttttaactatagtgaaaattTCTCCATTGTTGTAGAGGAGACTGGACgtaggttgcattgcacaaggcaaccgaaccaggatacatgctggtgttagcttctCTCTTTTCTGCTGTGTTCTGTTTtttgatattcatgagacaaaaataaattgtctcataaatttctgCTGCTGaattcaaacagaatcagaattgaaAGTTTGTTTTAAAGGAGTCATTTCAGTAACTTAAAGAAAGGCATAAATTCAATCCCCCTTCCTTAAGCTTGTCACAACTTTCAATTGGTCTTCTAGATTTAAAAAATGCATCAATGTAAATTTCTTGTATATTTTTCGTCGTCAGAATTTAATGCCATTAATAACGTGGCTCAAACCTTTCCACGACATATTAAAATAACGTCGTATGCGTTTTGGCgctaaaaaatatactaaacaGCGTTGTTTGAGGGTTTGAACAATTAATATTGTTCAAAAGAAAAGGGTATAAcgttttaatattattttaaactcTAAAACGACGacgtttaatttttttttagtttcaaaatgcGTATGATATCATTTTAATATGTTTAACATGACTAAGGCTTGAAATCACATTACTAACAGCCTGACGGACAATATATAAGGGACTACATTAATACATTTTTTTGAATATGGATAACGAAAGTAGGGTTCAAGTCCAACAAATGAACTTCCACTCACTTAGAATGTATCCTATAATAATAGAGCCACTTGCCCACTCATATCATTGTCGTGCTTTAGCCCCGGCTATTCTACTAGTAATATATACTTATCACTTTATCGATATTTGACTCGGACACAATTCCTTAGATATCTCAAATCTCTCGGggactatatatatatttagcaTAAGTTAGTATTTATCATTTGCCATTAAATATActttatattatgtttaattttataattttctttttgttttttctagTGTTACTTTGCTTCATGCTCTACACGCCAATGACATGTTTGTTAAATTGCCTAACAGAAAATGGTGTTCTGGAGCTGGGGTCGGCCATCTCCACAAGACCAAAAGGCTTGCAtaaaaaagtaaacaacatCTCTTAAAGGAGAACGTTTAACTTTTAACCCATTTTCAGGTCCATTTTTTCGCTGATTATATTTATATCTAATATATGTGTTGTGTGTGTATATTTACAAGTACCACATTCTTAACAGGTCAGGTACTTTCAACTATGATATTAAATTTAAAGGGGCTACTGCTAAATCATTGTCTTCCCTTGAACAAGATGAAGGGTTGTCCAAAGATGGGTTTTTACTTAACAACAAACGAGTTCTGTTAGGTTCTGGTGTTGAGACTTTTGAGAAGAGCAAGGCTGCCCTCAAAAGTTGGAGGTATTTTTACATGTGTATTTGCGTGTGCGAACCATGGTTTTAAATTGGGTGACTACTCATATGAAGTTGCCTTTATGCGAAGATGATAGTTGCAAATGGTTAGATGACAATTTAGTTAAACATGTTAAATCATCTAACCGTTCTCGCCTATTGTATTCACACGAAAGATAACTTCATTTGAGTGGTTATCTTTAAAACCATGATATATGCTCTAGCTCGATCATCGATCATCATGTTTTCTTCATTTTGTGGTGTATGAATGAATGTACATAGTGATTTTTCTTAATGTGAGGTAAAATTGATTGTAGTCATTTGGGGTTGGATTGGGCATTTGTTGATCCAAAGACAACAATTAAAGAAGGAGAGAAGTTTTGTGTTTGTGTGAAGGAGTTGCTGCCATGGGTGATGATGCCTCTTCAGGTTGTGTATGTTAATGAAAGTAGAAAGAGAAAAGGTGTAGCATCCTTTggttttggaagtggaactcttcatggtcacttactggttagtgctttttctattttcctCATATCAGTAGATTTATTTATGCATCTGTTTGGTGTAACAAGATAATTAAATTCTCTACTTAATTATGCTTAATAGCTTTAGAACAAGTAATTACTTGTCTGTGAATTATTTGATATCTGAATCATTAATTCAATAGGTCAAGAGAGCTTTCTTGTACTCATCATTATTCGTTTTTCACAATAAGGTTTACCTTATTTATGCTTTTTCTTGTCAAAATGGTCATTATACCGCTTTATATGGATATATATTTAACTCGTCTATACCACTATTTTGTCTTATACTTaaattctttctttatttaGAAGAATGAAAGTAATAAGAATTGAATTCTAGACTTTTTGATCGTATAAGTTTTGTTATCTTATTATTTACGACTTATTCTAAAAGTTTAAATTGTTAAATAGAAATGCAtaaatagttatatatataacacattTCAACCGATAAATTTGTGGCAACTACAGGCAGGCGAAGAGCGATTCTCGGTGGAGATCGACGAGAAGAATGAAGTGTGGTATGAAGTACTTTCTTTCTCAAAGCCTGCACATGCCTTATCAGTTCTTGCACTCCCATATGTCAAGCTTAGACAAAATTATTTTGCTCATGAATCTGCCAAACTAATGCAGAACCATGTCATTACTTCTTCAAAATAGTGGCAACGATTTGAAAGTTTTGGCATACATTTTATTGCTGGAAATCCATCAGAGAAATTGATTACATTATGATTCCATGGATTCTTAAACTTGGGATCAAAATTATTGTTGATAGCAATGAAATGATGGTTTCAATCAAAGCAATGGAAACTCAAAACAAATTTTCACTATATTAGATGAATTATTTCATTTCTTTCTacttacaactatgttgtacagaaaataaaaacaaattctGATAATTAAGTTAGAAACTCAGCTTTTATTGATTTCCTGAACATCTCATTTGATGTTTAGAACTGAGAAACGtatagaattgaaattaaaatttcataaattaaaaaaaaaaactaaaatgaaTGCTTCCTTATTCCTAATTCCTATTGTATAAATGGACAATTCATGACTTATTAAATGTCcctctttttattaattaataaattatttattaaaatgaaaaataataatttgttttttaaaaaatagtacaACGAATTTCCTAAATTTTGATTCATATGTCACAAAGTTAAATTTCACCGTTGTTTTTAATGGTTATTAAGGCATACGTAATCACATTTCTTAATAATTTCTGACGGAGTTATCGCAGAGGAtaatattgttttatttttaaaacatttgtgacatgaataaaaaataaaaaacattaaaaacaatattaatatttaccataagaaaagggaaaaaacaaaaaggggTAGAAAAACAATCTTGTGTGGTTCACATGGTTCCGAACTTCTGACTCAGCATTTATCATCTTAAAACAAGATTTTTAATACGTGGAACGAAAATATAACATATTAATATGTGGGGCCAAATATGCCTAACATAATTTTATcatcatattttatattttttgactCAATGTCATATCTCAATTCTCAAATCTCTCAGTAACTGTATTGTAACCTGAATTAGCATAAGTTAGTATTCCCCATTTTCCattaaaaatactttatattatgtttaattttatacttttcatttgttttttcTACTGTTACTTTGCTTCATGTTCCACATGCTTATAACATGTTTGTTAAATTGCTTAACAGAaaatggtgttcttgagctgGGGTCGACCATCTCCAAAAGACCAAAAGGCTTGCATCAACAAGTAATTTTTGACTTCCAAGCTATTTAAAAGTTCATATGATATCATCATatccttataaatttttatattaccAGATCAGGTACCTTCAACTATGATGGTAAATACAAAGGATT
Above is a genomic segment from Arachis stenosperma cultivar V10309 chromosome 1, arast.V10309.gnm1.PFL2, whole genome shotgun sequence containing:
- the LOC130944864 gene encoding UPF0548 protein At2g17695-like isoform X1, whose translation is MFNFIIFFLFFLVLLCFMLYTPMTCLLNCLTENGVLELGSAISTRPKGLHKKYHILNRSGTFNYDIKFKGATAKSLSSLEQDEGLSKDGFLLNNKRVLLGSGVETFEKSKAALKSWSHLGLDWAFVDPKTTIKEGEKFCVCVKELLPWVMMPLQVVYVNESRKRKGVASFGFGSGTLHGHLLAGEERFSVEIDEKNEVWYEVLSFSKPAHALSVLALPYVKLRQNYFAHESAKLMQNHVITSSK
- the LOC130944864 gene encoding UPF0548 protein At2g17695-like isoform X2, with product MVFWSWGRPSPQDQKACIKKSGTFNYDIKFKGATAKSLSSLEQDEGLSKDGFLLNNKRVLLGSGVETFEKSKAALKSWSHLGLDWAFVDPKTTIKEGEKFCVCVKELLPWVMMPLQVVYVNESRKRKGVASFGFGSGTLHGHLLAGEERFSVEIDEKNEVWYEVLSFSKPAHALSVLALPYVKLRQNYFAHESAKLMQNHVITSSK